The Spirochaetaceae bacterium genomic sequence ATGAGCTTCGGGCAGTTCGCTTAAAAAAAGACTGGGGCTTTTAGCTTCGGTACGGCCGTAAAGCATACGCCACTTAGCGTAAGTAAAATATAACTCTTTGCGAGCACGGGTAATAGCCACGTAAAACAGCCGCCGTTCTTCCTCTAGTTCGGCCTCGTAATCGGCATTATGTACATCGGCTTTGGGGAAAAGGCCATTTTCCAGCCCGGTTACAAAGACTCTATCGTACTCTAAGCCTTTAGTGTTATGCATCGTGATAAGGGTTACCTTGTTAGGGCTGTCGTCATCTTGCTGATTACTCCCTAAGCTGGTACTATCTAAAAAGTTAGTTAGCCCCTCTAGGCCGCGCCCGTAAATACGGCCGGCATTTACCAGCTCGTTAAGGTTATCTAACCTATTGGTGCCTTCACTTTCATCTTCTAGGCCATAATACTCGGCTAAGCCACTTTTATTAAGAGCCAGCTTAATAAAATCGCTTAATAACTCGCCGGCTAATAGCTCTTCCAACTCTTTTATTAAAGTTACAAAACTGGCAAGTCCGGCGGCCACTTTGCCTTTAAGAGCGCTTAAAGCTTTAAGAGCTGCCTCTATTAAGTTGCCGTTACTTTCGCTGCGGTAAGCAAAAACAGCGGCCACGCTTTTAGCTCCCAGTCCGCGACTAGGTTTGTTAATAATACGCCTAAAGGCATCTTCATCGTAGGGGTTAAGTAGTAAAGTAAGCAAAGCTAGGGCCGTTTTAATTTCCTCACGCTCATAAAAACTTAACGTACCTACTAATTGATAAGGGATATTTAACCTTGTAAAGATAGTTTCAAAAAGACGGCTTTGAGCGTTAGTGCGGTATAAAATAGCCGTTCCGGCCAAATTATTATCTTCTTTTATTTTTTGGGCAATAAAATTAACTTCGTCTTCGGCATCAATAACATTAACGACTTCCGGTAACTGGCCGCCTTCTTCGGCCGTAAAAAGAGTTTTGCCTAACCGGCCCTGATTATGGTTAATCACCGCATTAGCGCAGGCTAAAATATGGGCCGTACTGCGGTAATTTTGTTCTAGTTTAACCAGCTCGACCGGCTCAAAATTTGTTTTAAAATCAAAAAGATTGGCCGGTTCGGCCCCCCTAAAACGGTAGATAGATTGGTCGTCATCACCCACCACCGTAACAAAACAGTCATCTCCCGCCAGCAGCCTAAGCAGCTGGGCTTGGCTTAAATTGGTATCTTGATATTCATCTACCAAGATGGCTTTATACCGCCGCCGCACTTGAGAGCGCAAAACTTCATCGTTTTGTAAAGCCAGCAAAGGTAAGTAGATAAGGTCGCCAAAATCGACCGCTCGGTTTTGAGTTAAAGCCGCCTGATAATTACTAAAAATTTGCTTTAAATTACCCAGTGTGTCTAGGTTGTCCCAATCGTCCTCAAAGGTTAAAGCTTTATTTTTTACTTGCTCTATTAAATAGTAGTAATATTTTATGCGGTTGTCATCGGGGTATAAACGCTTAAGTAAACTTTGGGCGGCGCCGTCATCGTAAATGGTAAATTGCGGCGAAAGGCCAAGTTGGGCGGCATTACGGCGTAAAAAATAGGCCCCAAAACTATGAAAAGTGGTAAGCCGGCTTTGCTCGGCCTCTAAGCTAAGCAGTAAGGTACGCTCGCGCATTTCGCGCGCGGCTTTATTGGTAAAGGTTACGGCCAATATTTGCCACGGCTTAATCCCTAGTTTTTCTATTAAATAAGTTATGCGACAAGTTAGCACCTTTGTTTTGCCGCTGCCAGCGCCAGCTAACACCAATAAGTTTGGGCTGGCCGAAGTAACGGCCTGCTGCTGCGGCCCGTTAAGGCCAGAAAGATAGCTCATGGGCTAAGTATAGCATAAAAAAGGGGAAATGACAGCACTTCAAAACAGGCAATAGTTATAAGTGTTTTTGCGTTAAAGAGGCGCCTATCTCATAAATTTTTAACGTTATTTTTAGCAAAAGCGCATTATAAGTATTGACTGTTTTGAATTGATGTGCTAGTGTTTTTAATGTAAAAGATTACCAAACAAGGAGAGAAAAAAATGGTAAAAAATTGGGTTTTGTTAGTTGGATTAGTTTTGTTGTTGGCGTTGGTTGGGTGTAATCGAAATCAGCCTCCAAAAAAAAGTACTGATGACACCGGCGGGACATCGGCATGGAGCGATACTATTGATTTTGATGTAAGTGAAGAGGCTGAAGGAGAAAAAGATGAATAAAAAATTTATAGCTATCTTATTTTTAATTATAGTTAGCGCTACTTGGGCAAATGCTCAGGGAAGATGGACGCGCGTTTATCAATCGAGCGATGGAACTATGCGTA encodes the following:
- a CDS encoding ATP-dependent helicase; translated protein: MSYLSGLNGPQQQAVTSASPNLLVLAGAGSGKTKVLTCRITYLIEKLGIKPWQILAVTFTNKAAREMRERTLLLSLEAEQSRLTTFHSFGAYFLRRNAAQLGLSPQFTIYDDGAAQSLLKRLYPDDNRIKYYYYLIEQVKNKALTFEDDWDNLDTLGNLKQIFSNYQAALTQNRAVDFGDLIYLPLLALQNDEVLRSQVRRRYKAILVDEYQDTNLSQAQLLRLLAGDDCFVTVVGDDDQSIYRFRGAEPANLFDFKTNFEPVELVKLEQNYRSTAHILACANAVINHNQGRLGKTLFTAEEGGQLPEVVNVIDAEDEVNFIAQKIKEDNNLAGTAILYRTNAQSRLFETIFTRLNIPYQLVGTLSFYEREEIKTALALLTLLLNPYDEDAFRRIINKPSRGLGAKSVAAVFAYRSESNGNLIEAALKALSALKGKVAAGLASFVTLIKELEELLAGELLSDFIKLALNKSGLAEYYGLEDESEGTNRLDNLNELVNAGRIYGRGLEGLTNFLDSTSLGSNQQDDDSPNKVTLITMHNTKGLEYDRVFVTGLENGLFPKADVHNADYEAELEEERRLFYVAITRARKELYFTYAKWRMLYGRTEAKSPSLFLSELPEAHIIGEKPPAEADNYAPNSFVRHEHYGFGKIINRAMREGHLVVEVKFMSGKIGKFLPQFTLLEQVSEEEIG